A window of Rubricoccus marinus contains these coding sequences:
- a CDS encoding WbqC family protein, translating to MTAVRPPEFFPTPEVAALLLHAERVVLADTLPFSRQAAYNRAQIREAAGAQRLSIPRVHTGKRQPLASLEIAGTAWARKHVHALRTAYGMAPFAEHVLPEVEALLTGRWPSLGALTVATTRWTHRWLGATSQLVVASETPEAPASLADIWTASGEGALLALPSSAARDRQRLGVETHVLRYEHRPYRQTFEGWVPECSSLDLILNHGPDAARLVRERTTIRPLALEAAPEPTRPEHG from the coding sequence GTGACCGCCGTCCGCCCGCCCGAGTTCTTCCCGACGCCAGAGGTCGCCGCGCTGCTGCTCCACGCCGAGCGCGTCGTGCTCGCGGACACGCTCCCGTTTTCGCGGCAGGCCGCCTACAACCGCGCGCAGATCCGCGAGGCCGCAGGCGCGCAGCGGCTCTCCATCCCCCGCGTCCATACGGGGAAGCGCCAGCCTCTGGCGTCGCTGGAAATCGCCGGGACGGCGTGGGCGCGGAAGCACGTCCACGCCTTGCGGACTGCGTACGGGATGGCGCCCTTTGCCGAGCACGTGCTGCCCGAGGTCGAGGCACTTCTGACAGGGCGGTGGCCCTCGCTCGGCGCGCTGACCGTCGCGACGACGCGGTGGACGCACCGGTGGCTGGGCGCCACCTCACAGCTCGTCGTCGCGTCCGAGACGCCAGAGGCGCCGGCCTCGCTCGCAGACATCTGGACCGCCTCTGGCGAGGGCGCGCTGCTCGCACTCCCCTCCTCGGCCGCGCGCGACCGCCAGAGGCTGGGCGTGGAGACGCACGTGCTGCGCTACGAGCACCGGCCCTACCGGCAGACCTTCGAGGGCTGGGTGCCGGAGTGCTCCTCGCTGGACCTCATCCTCAACCACGGCCCTGACGCCGCGCGCCTTGTGCGCGAGCGAACGACGATCAGGCCTCTGGCGCTTGAGGCCGCGCCGGAGCCCACCCGCCCCGAACACGGCTAG
- a CDS encoding polyhydroxyalkanoate synthesis regulator DNA-binding domain-containing protein, which produces MPRLIKRYGSRKLYDTEASEYVSLDRVAAFVRDGEDVRIVDNKTGEDVTVAILSQVIAEEGRNGGSLSSTFLHDLVRMGERAIRTGAETITRAEETVGAVVGGARKNAAAVVGDARRRIASGAPLGDVRNEMERLRARLDALEGSLASLEEDEPKPPADAG; this is translated from the coding sequence ATGCCCCGACTCATCAAACGCTACGGCTCTCGAAAGCTCTACGACACAGAAGCCAGCGAGTACGTCTCTCTCGACCGCGTCGCCGCATTCGTCCGTGACGGCGAGGACGTTCGCATCGTCGACAACAAGACGGGCGAGGACGTGACCGTCGCCATCCTGAGCCAGGTGATCGCGGAGGAGGGGCGAAACGGCGGCAGCCTCTCGTCCACGTTTCTGCACGACCTCGTCCGCATGGGCGAGCGGGCCATCCGCACCGGTGCGGAGACCATCACTCGGGCCGAGGAAACCGTCGGCGCTGTTGTCGGTGGGGCGCGCAAGAATGCCGCCGCCGTCGTCGGGGACGCCCGCCGCCGGATCGCCTCTGGCGCGCCTCTTGGAGACGTGCGCAACGAGATGGAGCGCCTCCGCGCCCGCCTGGACGCCCTCGAAGGCTCTCTTGCCTCTCTCGAAGAGGACGAGCCCAAGCCGCCCGCCGACGCCGGCTGA
- a CDS encoding phasin family protein has translation MSTTKELTKEIRNSADVAVTNAKETVDSVRRGFTDAAGNVKDAAQNVFLAGLGALVAAKETGEETFESFVKKGEKVDLGTLGTERVKTIRKQIDGATDKVEDAVKGRVSDAKYVAGETANSLEDRVQDAVATVMKRIGVPTREEISELTASVERLTARVEEVKEARSLDAAAPAAFTVESVGGGWYEIKTGDVVVDKVKGRKAVAAKLSDLQGTDEVTVVSVGGGWFEVRVGAAVVEKVQGEEAAEEAAAKL, from the coding sequence ATGTCGACCACCAAAGAACTCACCAAAGAAATCCGCAACTCCGCTGACGTCGCGGTGACGAACGCGAAAGAGACCGTCGACTCGGTCCGCCGCGGCTTCACCGACGCTGCCGGCAACGTGAAGGACGCCGCCCAGAACGTCTTCCTCGCAGGCCTCGGCGCGCTCGTCGCCGCGAAGGAGACGGGCGAAGAGACCTTCGAGTCCTTTGTTAAGAAGGGCGAGAAGGTGGACCTCGGCACGCTCGGGACCGAGCGCGTCAAGACCATCCGCAAGCAGATCGACGGCGCGACCGACAAGGTTGAGGACGCCGTCAAGGGCCGCGTCTCCGACGCCAAGTACGTCGCCGGCGAGACCGCGAACTCCCTCGAAGACCGCGTCCAGGACGCCGTCGCGACCGTCATGAAGCGCATCGGCGTACCGACGCGTGAGGAGATCAGCGAACTGACCGCCTCCGTAGAGCGCCTCACGGCCCGCGTCGAAGAGGTCAAGGAGGCCCGCTCGCTGGACGCTGCCGCGCCCGCCGCGTTCACCGTCGAGTCCGTCGGTGGTGGCTGGTACGAGATCAAGACCGGCGACGTGGTCGTGGACAAGGTGAAGGGCCGCAAGGCGGTCGCCGCCAAGCTCTCCGACCTCCAGGGCACGGACGAGGTCACGGTCGTCTCCGTCGGAGGTGGCTGGTTCGAAGTCCGCGTCGGCGCCGCCGTCGTCGAGAAGGTCCAGGGTGAGGAGGCTGCCGAGGAGGCCGCCGCCAAGCTCTAG